A genome region from Diorhabda carinulata isolate Delta chromosome 2, icDioCari1.1, whole genome shotgun sequence includes the following:
- the LOC130903940 gene encoding band 7 protein AGAP004871 isoform X1 codes for MYDLFVSGNASSEQIVEESKTCGKILTVLSWIIVILTMPFSLMVCFKVVQEYERAVIFRLGRLLSGGAKGPGIFFILPCIDAYARVDLRTRTYDIPPQEVLTKDSVTVSVDAVVYYRVSNATVSIANVENAHHSTRLLAQTTLRNIMGQRPLHEILSERESISQHMKALLDEATDSWGINVERVEIKDVRLPVQLQRAMAAEAEAAREARAKVIAAEGEQKASRALREASEVIGDSPAALQLRYLQTLNTISAEKNSTIVFPLPVDLLTYFVRAKEAAGQNVI; via the exons atgtacGATTTATTTGTTTCAGGAAATGCATCAT CCGAACAAATCGTAGAAGAATCCAAAACATGTGGTAaaattttaacagttttgtCATGGATTATCGTAATACTTACCATGCCTTTTTCCCTCATGGTTTGTTTTAAG GTGGTACAGGAATATGAACGGGCAGTGATATTTCGCTTGGGTCGTCTTCTCTCAGGTGGAGCTAAAGGCCCAG gaatattttttattcttccaTGCATCGATGCTTATGCCAGAGTTGACTTACGCACGAGAACATATGACATACCTCCTCAAGAG gttttaACAAAAGATAGCGTTACCGTTTCCGTTGACGCGGTGGTATATTACAGGGTTTCAAATGCCACGGTGTCGATTGCCAATGTCGAAAATGCTCACCATTCCACCAGATTACTGGCACAAACCACATTACGAAATATAATGGGCCAAAGACCGCTACATGAAATCCTTAGTGAACGTGAAAGTATTTCCCAGCATATGAAGGCTCTTCTAGACGAAGCAACCGACTCCTGGGGAATTAACGTTGAACGTGTCGAAAT TAAAGATGTTCGTTTACCTGTACAATTGCAACGAGCTATGGCTGCAGAAGCAGAGGCAGCACGAGAAGCACGCGCTAAAGTAATTGCAGCTGAAGGAGAACAAAAAGCTTCTAGGGCTCTTCGAGAAGCATCAGAAGTTATCGGAGATTCTCCTGCAGCATTGCAACTGCGTTATCTTCAG ACGCTGAACACTATATCAGCTGAGAAGAACTCAACTATAGTGTTTCCGTTGCCAGTCgatttattaacatatttcGTTAGAGCCAAGGAAGCTGCTGGACAAAATGTAAtttaa
- the LOC130903940 gene encoding band 7 protein AGAP004871 isoform X2, whose translation MDRPIVGNKSEQIVEESKTCGKILTVLSWIIVILTMPFSLMVCFKVVQEYERAVIFRLGRLLSGGAKGPGIFFILPCIDAYARVDLRTRTYDIPPQEVLTKDSVTVSVDAVVYYRVSNATVSIANVENAHHSTRLLAQTTLRNIMGQRPLHEILSERESISQHMKALLDEATDSWGINVERVEIKDVRLPVQLQRAMAAEAEAAREARAKVIAAEGEQKASRALREASEVIGDSPAALQLRYLQTLNTISAEKNSTIVFPLPVDLLTYFVRAKEAAGQNVI comes from the exons ATGGATCGCCCAATTGTTGGGAACAAAT CCGAACAAATCGTAGAAGAATCCAAAACATGTGGTAaaattttaacagttttgtCATGGATTATCGTAATACTTACCATGCCTTTTTCCCTCATGGTTTGTTTTAAG GTGGTACAGGAATATGAACGGGCAGTGATATTTCGCTTGGGTCGTCTTCTCTCAGGTGGAGCTAAAGGCCCAG gaatattttttattcttccaTGCATCGATGCTTATGCCAGAGTTGACTTACGCACGAGAACATATGACATACCTCCTCAAGAG gttttaACAAAAGATAGCGTTACCGTTTCCGTTGACGCGGTGGTATATTACAGGGTTTCAAATGCCACGGTGTCGATTGCCAATGTCGAAAATGCTCACCATTCCACCAGATTACTGGCACAAACCACATTACGAAATATAATGGGCCAAAGACCGCTACATGAAATCCTTAGTGAACGTGAAAGTATTTCCCAGCATATGAAGGCTCTTCTAGACGAAGCAACCGACTCCTGGGGAATTAACGTTGAACGTGTCGAAAT TAAAGATGTTCGTTTACCTGTACAATTGCAACGAGCTATGGCTGCAGAAGCAGAGGCAGCACGAGAAGCACGCGCTAAAGTAATTGCAGCTGAAGGAGAACAAAAAGCTTCTAGGGCTCTTCGAGAAGCATCAGAAGTTATCGGAGATTCTCCTGCAGCATTGCAACTGCGTTATCTTCAG ACGCTGAACACTATATCAGCTGAGAAGAACTCAACTATAGTGTTTCCGTTGCCAGTCgatttattaacatatttcGTTAGAGCCAAGGAAGCTGCTGGACAAAATGTAAtttaa
- the LOC130903940 gene encoding band 7 protein AGAP004871 isoform X3 — MYDLFVSGNASSEQIVEESKTCGKILTVLSWIIVILTMPFSLMVCFKVVQEYERAVIFRLGRLLSGGAKGPGIFFILPCIDAYARVDLRTRTYDIPPQEVLTKDSVTVSVDAVVYYRVSNATVSIANVENAHHSTRLLAQTTLRNIMGQRPLHEILSERESISQHMKALLDEATDSWGINVERVEIKDVRLPVQLQRAMAAEAEAAREARAKVIAAEGEQKASRALREASEVIGDSPAALQLRYLQTLNTISTEKNSTIVFPLPIDIISYFVKAMDAKQ; from the exons atgtacGATTTATTTGTTTCAGGAAATGCATCAT CCGAACAAATCGTAGAAGAATCCAAAACATGTGGTAaaattttaacagttttgtCATGGATTATCGTAATACTTACCATGCCTTTTTCCCTCATGGTTTGTTTTAAG GTGGTACAGGAATATGAACGGGCAGTGATATTTCGCTTGGGTCGTCTTCTCTCAGGTGGAGCTAAAGGCCCAG gaatattttttattcttccaTGCATCGATGCTTATGCCAGAGTTGACTTACGCACGAGAACATATGACATACCTCCTCAAGAG gttttaACAAAAGATAGCGTTACCGTTTCCGTTGACGCGGTGGTATATTACAGGGTTTCAAATGCCACGGTGTCGATTGCCAATGTCGAAAATGCTCACCATTCCACCAGATTACTGGCACAAACCACATTACGAAATATAATGGGCCAAAGACCGCTACATGAAATCCTTAGTGAACGTGAAAGTATTTCCCAGCATATGAAGGCTCTTCTAGACGAAGCAACCGACTCCTGGGGAATTAACGTTGAACGTGTCGAAAT TAAAGATGTTCGTTTACCTGTACAATTGCAACGAGCTATGGCTGCAGAAGCAGAGGCAGCACGAGAAGCACGCGCTAAAGTAATTGCAGCTGAAGGAGAACAAAAAGCTTCTAGGGCTCTTCGAGAAGCATCAGAAGTTATCGGAGATTCTCCTGCAGCATTGCAACTGCGTTATCTTCAG acATTGAACACCATATCAACAGAGAAGAATTCAACCATTGTTTTTCCTCTGCCAATCGATATCATTTCGTACTTCGTGAAAGCTATGGATGCAAAACAGTAG
- the LOC130903940 gene encoding band 7 protein AGAP004871 isoform X5, with protein sequence MHEAEQIVEESKTCGKILTVLSWIIVILTMPFSLMVCFKVVQEYERAVIFRLGRLLSGGAKGPGIFFILPCIDAYARVDLRTRTYDIPPQEVLTKDSVTVSVDAVVYYRVSNATVSIANVENAHHSTRLLAQTTLRNIMGQRPLHEILSERESISQHMKALLDEATDSWGINVERVEIKDVRLPVQLQRAMAAEAEAAREARAKVIAAEGEQKASRALREASEVIGDSPAALQLRYLQTLNTISAEKNSTIVFPLPVDLLTYFVRAKEAAGQNVI encoded by the exons ATGCACGAAG CCGAACAAATCGTAGAAGAATCCAAAACATGTGGTAaaattttaacagttttgtCATGGATTATCGTAATACTTACCATGCCTTTTTCCCTCATGGTTTGTTTTAAG GTGGTACAGGAATATGAACGGGCAGTGATATTTCGCTTGGGTCGTCTTCTCTCAGGTGGAGCTAAAGGCCCAG gaatattttttattcttccaTGCATCGATGCTTATGCCAGAGTTGACTTACGCACGAGAACATATGACATACCTCCTCAAGAG gttttaACAAAAGATAGCGTTACCGTTTCCGTTGACGCGGTGGTATATTACAGGGTTTCAAATGCCACGGTGTCGATTGCCAATGTCGAAAATGCTCACCATTCCACCAGATTACTGGCACAAACCACATTACGAAATATAATGGGCCAAAGACCGCTACATGAAATCCTTAGTGAACGTGAAAGTATTTCCCAGCATATGAAGGCTCTTCTAGACGAAGCAACCGACTCCTGGGGAATTAACGTTGAACGTGTCGAAAT TAAAGATGTTCGTTTACCTGTACAATTGCAACGAGCTATGGCTGCAGAAGCAGAGGCAGCACGAGAAGCACGCGCTAAAGTAATTGCAGCTGAAGGAGAACAAAAAGCTTCTAGGGCTCTTCGAGAAGCATCAGAAGTTATCGGAGATTCTCCTGCAGCATTGCAACTGCGTTATCTTCAG ACGCTGAACACTATATCAGCTGAGAAGAACTCAACTATAGTGTTTCCGTTGCCAGTCgatttattaacatatttcGTTAGAGCCAAGGAAGCTGCTGGACAAAATGTAAtttaa
- the LOC130903940 gene encoding band 7 protein AGAP004871 isoform X6, whose translation MHEAEQIVEESKTCGKILTVLSWIIVILTMPFSLMVCFKVVQEYERAVIFRLGRLLSGGAKGPGIFFILPCIDAYARVDLRTRTYDIPPQEVLTKDSVTVSVDAVVYYRVSNATVSIANVENAHHSTRLLAQTTLRNIMGQRPLHEILSERESISQHMKALLDEATDSWGINVERVEIKDVRLPVQLQRAMAAEAEAAREARAKVIAAEGEQKASRALREASEVIGDSPAALQLRYLQTLNTISTEKNSTIVFPLPIDIISYFVKAMDAKQ comes from the exons ATGCACGAAG CCGAACAAATCGTAGAAGAATCCAAAACATGTGGTAaaattttaacagttttgtCATGGATTATCGTAATACTTACCATGCCTTTTTCCCTCATGGTTTGTTTTAAG GTGGTACAGGAATATGAACGGGCAGTGATATTTCGCTTGGGTCGTCTTCTCTCAGGTGGAGCTAAAGGCCCAG gaatattttttattcttccaTGCATCGATGCTTATGCCAGAGTTGACTTACGCACGAGAACATATGACATACCTCCTCAAGAG gttttaACAAAAGATAGCGTTACCGTTTCCGTTGACGCGGTGGTATATTACAGGGTTTCAAATGCCACGGTGTCGATTGCCAATGTCGAAAATGCTCACCATTCCACCAGATTACTGGCACAAACCACATTACGAAATATAATGGGCCAAAGACCGCTACATGAAATCCTTAGTGAACGTGAAAGTATTTCCCAGCATATGAAGGCTCTTCTAGACGAAGCAACCGACTCCTGGGGAATTAACGTTGAACGTGTCGAAAT TAAAGATGTTCGTTTACCTGTACAATTGCAACGAGCTATGGCTGCAGAAGCAGAGGCAGCACGAGAAGCACGCGCTAAAGTAATTGCAGCTGAAGGAGAACAAAAAGCTTCTAGGGCTCTTCGAGAAGCATCAGAAGTTATCGGAGATTCTCCTGCAGCATTGCAACTGCGTTATCTTCAG acATTGAACACCATATCAACAGAGAAGAATTCAACCATTGTTTTTCCTCTGCCAATCGATATCATTTCGTACTTCGTGAAAGCTATGGATGCAAAACAGTAG
- the LOC130903940 gene encoding band 7 protein AGAP004871 isoform X4: MYDLFVSGNASSEQIVEESKTCGKILTVLSWIIVILTMPFSLMVCFKVVQEYERAVIFRLGRLLSGGAKGPGIFFILPCIDAYARVDLRTRTYDIPPQEVLTKDSVTVSVDAVVYYRVSNATVSIANVENAHHSTRLLAQTTLRNIMGQRPLHEILSERESISQHMKALLDEATDSWGINVERVEIKDVRLPVQLQRAMAAEAEAAREARAKVIAAEGEQKASRALREASEVIGDSPAALQLRYLQTLTKICTSKSSTIIYPIPIDMRLKSSVEN, translated from the exons atgtacGATTTATTTGTTTCAGGAAATGCATCAT CCGAACAAATCGTAGAAGAATCCAAAACATGTGGTAaaattttaacagttttgtCATGGATTATCGTAATACTTACCATGCCTTTTTCCCTCATGGTTTGTTTTAAG GTGGTACAGGAATATGAACGGGCAGTGATATTTCGCTTGGGTCGTCTTCTCTCAGGTGGAGCTAAAGGCCCAG gaatattttttattcttccaTGCATCGATGCTTATGCCAGAGTTGACTTACGCACGAGAACATATGACATACCTCCTCAAGAG gttttaACAAAAGATAGCGTTACCGTTTCCGTTGACGCGGTGGTATATTACAGGGTTTCAAATGCCACGGTGTCGATTGCCAATGTCGAAAATGCTCACCATTCCACCAGATTACTGGCACAAACCACATTACGAAATATAATGGGCCAAAGACCGCTACATGAAATCCTTAGTGAACGTGAAAGTATTTCCCAGCATATGAAGGCTCTTCTAGACGAAGCAACCGACTCCTGGGGAATTAACGTTGAACGTGTCGAAAT TAAAGATGTTCGTTTACCTGTACAATTGCAACGAGCTATGGCTGCAGAAGCAGAGGCAGCACGAGAAGCACGCGCTAAAGTAATTGCAGCTGAAGGAGAACAAAAAGCTTCTAGGGCTCTTCGAGAAGCATCAGAAGTTATCGGAGATTCTCCTGCAGCATTGCAACTGCGTTATCTTCAG ACTTTGACGAAAATATGCACATCGAAAAGTTCAACTATAATCTATCCAATCCCAATCGATATGAGGCTGAAAAGTTCTGTAGAAAATTGA
- the LOC130903082 gene encoding medium-chain specific acyl-CoA dehydrogenase, mitochondrial-like, with translation MAGMQQVVKCLLKNNVRSSPNLVNYVSSSASGGYNFTLSETQKEIQDLARKFTREEIVPVAAEYDRTGKFPFDLLNKAHSVGLLNQHIPEKYGGLGLNTFDGCLVTEEIAYGCTGILNALEGSGLGQTPVIKAGTDEQKKKYLGRLIEEPLVAAYAVTEPSAGSDVNGIKTRAVKKGNEWVLNGQKMWITNGGIANWYFVLARTNPDPKASASKAFTGFIVERDWQGVNPGRKEINMGQRCSDTRGIIFEDVRIPEENVLLGEGAGFKIAMTTFDVTRPPVAAGATGLAQRCLDEATKYSLERKTFGVPIAQHQAVAFMLADMAIAVETARLAWMKSSWEVDNGLKNTLAASIAKCYAADIANKCASDAVQIFGGCGFNSEYPVEKLMRDAKIYQIYEGTSQIQRLIISRTILEQAKK, from the exons ctTTATCCGAGACACAAAAAGAAATCCAAGATTTAGCCAGAAAATTTACAAGGGAAGAAATCGTTCCTGTTGCAGCTGAATATGATCGAACCGGAAAATTTCCATTTGATTTATTAAACAAAGCACACAGCGTGGGATTACTTAATCAACACATTCCAGAAAAATATG GAGGTTTGGGGTTGAACACATTCGATGGATGTCTTGTAACAGAAGAAATAGCCTATGGTTGCACTGGAATATTAAATGCTTTGGAAGGTTCAGGTTTGGGG CAAACTCCCGTTATAAAAGCAGGCACCGACgagcaaaagaaaaaatatttgggaagATTAATAGAAGAGCCTTTAGTTGCTGCTTATGCTGTTACTGAACCATCTGCAGGTTCTGATGTAAATGGAATTAAAACACGTGCCGTAAAGAAGGGAAACGAATGGGTTCTTAATGGTCAAAAGATGTGGATAACTAATGGAGGAATAGCTAACTG GTATTTTGTACTAGCTCGTACAAATCCCGATCCCAAAGCATCAGCTAGTAAAGCTTTTACCGGTTTTATTGTGGAGAGAGATTGGCAGGGTGTGAATCCGGGAAGAAAG GAAATTAATATGGGCCAAAGGTGTTCAGATACTAGAGGGATTATATTTGAAGATGTACGCATTCCTGAAGAAAATGTTCTGTTAGGAGAAGGAGCTGGATTTAAAATAGCAATGACAACCTTTGACGTAACCAGACCACCA GTTGCTGCAGGAGCCACTGGTCTTGCTCAGCGTTGTCTAGATGAAGCGACTAAATATTCGTTGGAAAGAAAAACTTTTGGTGTACCTATTGCCCAACATCAAGCTGTAGCTTTCATGTTGGCTGATATGGCAATTGCAGTTGAGACTGCACGTCTTGCTTGGATGAAATCATCTTGGGAAGTAGATAATGGTTTAAAAAACACTTTGGCAGCATCTATAGCCAAGTGTTATGCTGCTGACATAGCTAACAAATGCGCTTCTGATGCCGTACAAATTTTCGGTGGGTGTGGATTTAACAGCGAATATCctgttgaaaaattaatgagaGATGCCAAAATTTACCAGATCTATGAAGGGACATCACAAATTCAAAGACTTATTATTTCTAGGACCATCCTTGAACAAGCAAAAAAATAG
- the LOC130903940 gene encoding band 7 protein AGAP004871 isoform X7, which yields MHEAEQIVEESKTCGKILTVLSWIIVILTMPFSLMVCFKVVQEYERAVIFRLGRLLSGGAKGPGIFFILPCIDAYARVDLRTRTYDIPPQEVLTKDSVTVSVDAVVYYRVSNATVSIANVENAHHSTRLLAQTTLRNIMGQRPLHEILSERESISQHMKALLDEATDSWGINVERVEIKDVRLPVQLQRAMAAEAEAAREARAKVIAAEGEQKASRALREASEVIGDSPAALQLRYLQTLTKICTSKSSTIIYPIPIDMRLKSSVEN from the exons ATGCACGAAG CCGAACAAATCGTAGAAGAATCCAAAACATGTGGTAaaattttaacagttttgtCATGGATTATCGTAATACTTACCATGCCTTTTTCCCTCATGGTTTGTTTTAAG GTGGTACAGGAATATGAACGGGCAGTGATATTTCGCTTGGGTCGTCTTCTCTCAGGTGGAGCTAAAGGCCCAG gaatattttttattcttccaTGCATCGATGCTTATGCCAGAGTTGACTTACGCACGAGAACATATGACATACCTCCTCAAGAG gttttaACAAAAGATAGCGTTACCGTTTCCGTTGACGCGGTGGTATATTACAGGGTTTCAAATGCCACGGTGTCGATTGCCAATGTCGAAAATGCTCACCATTCCACCAGATTACTGGCACAAACCACATTACGAAATATAATGGGCCAAAGACCGCTACATGAAATCCTTAGTGAACGTGAAAGTATTTCCCAGCATATGAAGGCTCTTCTAGACGAAGCAACCGACTCCTGGGGAATTAACGTTGAACGTGTCGAAAT TAAAGATGTTCGTTTACCTGTACAATTGCAACGAGCTATGGCTGCAGAAGCAGAGGCAGCACGAGAAGCACGCGCTAAAGTAATTGCAGCTGAAGGAGAACAAAAAGCTTCTAGGGCTCTTCGAGAAGCATCAGAAGTTATCGGAGATTCTCCTGCAGCATTGCAACTGCGTTATCTTCAG ACTTTGACGAAAATATGCACATCGAAAAGTTCAACTATAATCTATCCAATCCCAATCGATATGAGGCTGAAAAGTTCTGTAGAAAATTGA